CCCTATCCATACATGTGCGCCGTAGACAGAGACGAGCGAAGACTCCAAATACTGGACCAGAAAACTCGACTCGTCAGAGCTGTGCACGGATGCAAGATGACCCTGTCCGCTGATGGTAATAAGAACTCCCGACATTGGTTTTCGGCATCGGTCCACGACTTTTCTTGACCCATGAAACGGTAGCAGTTGTTACGATATTCAGTCCATAACGGTGGACATCCAGCCCTGGTCAGCCCAATCACAGCCAGGACCATCACCGTAACTCGGAGAAAGGAAGCCATACTGGTTTTAGTTATCAGCCGTTTTGCAGGAGCACATTATGAAGAGAAAATAATTGACGCGTAAGCTAGGTTTTAACAGTTTTCAGGACTGAGCGCACTGTCTGATCGACAGATCAATGACACGCCCACAACAAATGTCACCACGTGAccaaggataaaaaaaaaacactttgagGAGTTAATAAGAACTTTCAGTTAATCATTCATTTCTTCATATTATTTGGTTTCTCGGCTGAGCCGTTGAAaccaaaacacaatttaaagggatgctgcagtgaattaaaataaaacagttaattttgctgtcatttatttctgatatatgtattgaacatcaataaaatgtgttttgttttttccccgacatatctcactggcgtaattagcgaataagtcatgccccccccccttttgtggattgttaccgccccctaccatcgacatcacgtcgggaattcaaacatatcgtcggcaaaaagagtctggttcctaactacacgcgcctaggtaacaggccacacaatgcacacgtctctatatgcacacagccaggggacccgacggctcgggttcccgacatgacgtcacatgaaggctcccttttagaggcggggtgggttcccctaatctcttaaAAACCACTTTAAAAATACTGGcgcattaaattaaaaaaatattttaggtttaaaaaatcatgtttaatcgttaaaagttttttaaaaaacactgcagccaccctttaatgtCAGTCTGTGCTTTGACATTCCTCTTTTCGCTTAGCACAAAGTTGCATGCTTGTAAATACTGTTTTTGGACTTTTTCGGAGTAGTTCTACTAGGCTTTCGTGCTGTGTGTTATACGGGCCTTTGTTAATTAACGTTCTGCGTATACGGTTCTTGAATAACCTATGTGACATTTTTGGTGTGGAATACAATTAATATCAACTCCCCACTCCAAAAATCGGTTTACAGGCCTGTGAACATGTAAACTcattttcctaacaaaaaaccttaaaaatatCCCGCACAATAAAAGGTCACATTGTATTTGAGATGACGCCAAAATGACAGGTTAATAAAAGCATGATCACACAACACGGAAGTCTGGTGAGATTTATAGGCttactgtgaacaaaataataacgcCTCCACTGCCAAGCTTGTCTATTCTTTTCTTTCCTTCCCTTTTCCACAATGGGGCCCAGACGAGGGAAACTTTGATAAGCATATCACATATCCAAATGGGTAAATaactactctctaaatgtaaaaaagtggaaaacaccactctttacaattcgagttgtccctcattatggctctttaaaaaagagtggtggtaatttcactccaggacagaatgcaaaatcacaaaaaaaaagatgcaaacttcaatctaaaagagtggaggACCActtgaaaaagagttgtccctcatatggctctttaaagagtgccttttcactcttttgcatttagaaaGAGATTTACCCGAGTGGAATTTAAAATGAGATATAAAATAGTTAAACTTGGTTAACTTGcacaatattattatatataaaaacaaaacaattggcATACAAGATGGTAAAGGGACATAGTTCTGGTGTAttgtatttaataaaaaaatgatcacatATCAGATTTAACAATGGAAAGGTTTAAACAAAGAAATGTGTACTTTCCCTTGAAGTTTGATTGCTTAATGTTGCCATGATTAAAATCCtctaaaaagatttttttgttttcaaagtttttgtagGTAACTTCtctactctcttaatgtaaaagagtgaaaatttcactctATTGTTCGAGTGGTGTCAatttcgctcttttgagagtgaaagtcaatctgtgtcactcttaCTGAATGAAATTGGAgcgaacttcactctaaatggagttgaaagtacccgtctttcactctaaaaagttTTTATGTTCAAAGATAAAGATTTGAACTAATCTAACTTTTCGAAAACAATGATGTGTTTTCCTTGGCTCAACTTATTGgatcaattaaaaattaaaaaagcaaaatattgattaaaattGCAAGCCATTTCGTTGGCTAAATAATCGACATTTTAGCCTCTATGTTAAAATAGCATGATGCTCTGAGTAATATTAGCCATAAAATTATGCAAAATTACCTAAAATTGATATTTTGTAACGCAAGCCTGATGTATGTCGTGTAATCCCCCAAATCGCCAATTCACCATCCTCAATTAAAATTCAAACTTTAGTAtagaaacattatttatttaaattctaaatctgaggtctcgaaatcaaattcgttgaaaattacttctttttcgaaaactacgtgacttcagagggagtcgtttctttacaacctctccccattactcgttaccaaatgaggttttatgctaaccattattttgagtaattaacaatagtgtccactgcctttaaatctataTACAGACAcacaaaaaggtttttaaataaatgtgaCTTATATGCATAAACTGTGAATAATTCTGGCTAATGAGGAAAGTACTTTTCTGTAACGCTCAGTACAACATTTTGGAATGTGAAAAACAGATGCCAAAGCTGCTCTGAGTTGCATATTACATATTAAGTTCTGTACAGCGGTAATGAGTGACAACATTTTTGTTGAACAACGAAGATTATtaccaaacttaaaggaacCGATTATGGCGTCTGGATTCTAAAGTgggtacatggttgtacccgcaagttattATTACTAGGTATTTCAAATAATACTTATCGTTATTCTTACACTATACAAGTTGATAAGGTGAGTTTGTAGTTTTCCATATTGCCCATGCTGGACAATTTCCCCCAAAGTCAGATCATCAACGTATTTCCATCGCCTACAGCAGTCTATTGAATCATCGTTGACAAGAACAAGAATGTAttaggaccaattgagctcctTGAGGAACGCCACAAGAAATTTGGTCGACGAACAATGACccattagttaaaggcagtggacaatattggtaattactcaaaataattattggcataaaacctttcttggtaacgagtattggggagaggttaatggtataaaccattgtgagaaacgactccctctgaagtgccatagttttcgagaaagaagcaattttccacgaatttgatttcgagacctcagatttagaacttgaggtctcgaaatcaaccatcttagtgcacgcaactttgtgtgacaatggatatttttcttttattattatctcgcaacttcgatgaccgattgagctcaatttttcacaggtttgttattttatgtatatgttgagatacaccaactgtgaaggctagtttttgacaattaccaatagtgtccactgcctttaagtgatgtGTGTGCAACCACTGAGAAAGCTGCAGATGATGGGAACTATAATGGATTGTCTGACTCTGGGATTCAATAGTTTCTAAATAACAACTGTGTGGTTATTACGGTCAAAGGCCTTAGTAAAATAAATTGTGCAAAGTTGGGCATGATGGCCGGGTTTATCCAGTCCTTCAATAATAAAATGTAACTTTTCAACAAGATAGTGTGTAGTGGAACAGTCCTTAATGTCTCCATGTGTTTAGCatcaaatgttttaaactaaaaGTGTCTTCCATTTAGCTTTATAGGTTGTTCTAAAAAAATACTCATGCTAccgcctgggcccaatttcagagagctgctaagcacaatttgctaagcatgaaatgtcttcctttgtaaaaacaggattaccgaattagttgcacattgcttgttactgttattcagctgttgtttgcttatcctgaaaatcacgtgggaatttggttggtatcctgtttttaccaaggcaaaaagttcatgctaagcaaatttggggcttagcagctctataaaattgggcccaggtaagtTCAGAGCGGGGTGCTAGCGTAAAAGAGCCTTGGGCAATGCTAATGTCAGGTAAGACTGCTATTGTCATTGCGGACCGCAGGATTTGACAAGAAAAAACTGTAAGCACATTCCATTTGATTCAAAGAAAGAAGTTCAATAACTGCAAACATTAATAAATTCATTTTTCCAAAGCAACTTATGCTATGACCTCATTAAACGCACTGGTTTTatgtacaaaaaatgtatagATGCTTTTGAAAACCCATCGGCGCTTCCGATGAACCCTACCTTTCACATTCACTCGAAAAAAATAGTTATCCCTTTACTACCTTGAAAACTATCAGTTtaaagatataataataataacgatatCGAAGTATGTATGTGatgaataaatatatatatatatatatatagatatatatatatatatatatatatatatatatatatatatatatatatatatatatatatatatatattttttttggggggtggctaatcatccttactccttacggctacaacgtgttcgagaagctggcatgcaagggagcctttggctgccagccacatcaactcaTTATGATTTTTATGACCACGGAGTACAGCTCGAAAGATCGAAAgtgcttgttttttttcccgagggagaaAAACCGGATGGTTTGGGaaaccctcatggcacagcagagaaccaacgcacaactcaactcacatatggccctggccgagaatcgaaccggggtcaccttggtgagaggcgagcgctttacgcacaagccaatcATGCCACAttataaaggtttacaaggtgctacggcgcattaagcagccacagccagaaacttaggggcgaaatccttctcttttcgataagtgcactgggttctttttcatgggttacacaacacatgggaccaacggcttcacGTCCAATCCGAAACACGGAGGCAATGGTTAAGAGtcttgcttaagcacacaatgtGTCATGGctgtggattcgaacccacactctgctgatcagaaccaccagagtttgaatttggtgttcttaaccgctcggacacgacacttccacagttGAGTTAAGTTTGAGTTGTTAAAGCATCAGTTTGCATCCAATCTGCTATTTTATAGAGTtccaatataaaaatatttttcgAACAAAATAACGTTTATAGTAATTTCGGGTgttcccttttttttgggggggggggtggggctgGGCGTTGGAGGTCTATGAGAAACCGCCCTACTCAATACGCTGACATGGGCTTAGCTCTAGGGATGTGCAATGATCTGACAGACGCCAAATCTCGCAGGTAGTCTTGATATGATGGAGGGCGTAGGTACAACGGGGTGGTGGGCATCGTCTTGTGGTTGCTGATGGAAAAGGGTGCAGAGAGCGGTCTGGGTGCGACGTGGGAGGACACGGTGGCCAGCCTCGGTTGACGGTCGACTGGAACAACAACCATTGCAGTACCGTTCGCGTCGTTCGTTTGGGGACTCGTCTTCACGTTGATTTCGGGCGTAGACACTTTCACGCAAACTTTAACGGGAATCGTGAGCCGGAGGAAAACGGGGAGGAAAACAAGTCCATGCAAGGCACCGATGGAGATAACGAGAAACATCGTCTTGAAGAAGGTTCTGAAGATGTACGAATCTGCGAAGGCGAGGACTACGGCGCCGAGTATGGTAGAGAGGGAACCCTGTACGATGGGCATGCCGACGGAGTACAGAGCATGGATGACGTTGGCTTGACGTGAACCTTTGTCTGCTGTGACGTAGGCGTAGCTGATGTGTGCTGAGAAATCCACACTGAAACCTACGGAGAGAATGAGGCTCGTCATGGCGATGGAATCGAGGTTGACTTGCCAAAAGGTCATGTACCCAACCACCCCTGTAACGATAGAGGCTACAGCCAGAGTAACGATAAAAGGACAGATTGGGTTCGGGATCATGATTAAAGCTATAATAAACATAGCTCCGACCGCGATGCCTAAGTTTTGAAGCGTGTTTGGCAAGATTGATATGTATTGATCATAGAAGATGAAGTCTGGATGGTAGACTATTGCAGGTAGCTCTGAATCCTTTGCAATTTGTCTCAGCTCAGTCGTCATGAATCTTTCTTTTTCGGTGGTGTTCAGGTCTTTCGTTGTGACAAAGAATCTCGAGGCCTTAATGTTGGTGCCGTTATCGCAGAAAACAatatctagggagtactgtttATAGGCTGGATGTTTGAGAAAATCGTCTCGGAGTGTGTTGATGAACTGGGCCTGGTTTGGTTCTTTGAGGTTGGTAGAGTTCAGGAAATCAAGATAGTCCCGAAGCCATGAAGCAGACAGATTCTGGTCTCTACTGAACGTATACTCGTTGTCTTCCATCTTTGCTAAACTCTGTTCCATGATGTCTTGTACTTTGGGATTCCAGACGTCTCTTTTCTCGGTGAACACCAATGCAACCTGCGGACCATACTGCTTGAAGTAGGCACTTTCCATATCTAGGAAGTCAGCTGCGTATGAGTTATCTCGGGCGAGGTTGCGCAGACTCAGACCTTCTTTTACCTGAGTACATCCATAGATGGCGGCACCCAAGTAACCAACGTATACCACTGAAATGAGTAATGTCATCCACCATCTTGTGATGCAGGGACCGTAATACTTCTTGAAGAATATCATCAATGCATGATCGTTGAATTCCCCATCTTGGCCGGCTGGAGGTTGCGACCCACCTGCGCAGAATATCTTGTACGCTGTAGATTCGGTCTCCTCCTTAGGTTTAACTTTAAGACATGACATGCAGTGTCTGTTCGCCGCCTCACGTCTACCAAATAGAGCCATGCAGGCACCGAAGAAAGTAATCTGGTATACGTAGTCAAAGGTGACAGCCACGCCGGTATAAATGCAGAATATACGCACCGATCGGAAGTACGTTATAGCGCCAATACCGAAAGCCAAGGCATCTGTGATGGATGTGATGGTTATCGACATGGCAGCCTCGGAGAAGGCATAGCGCATGCGCTCTTCCACGGGCAGTCTGACGTCAGTCTGTCGCCAGGCAGCAACCATGATGAACATGTCGTCGACTCCAATACCTGTAGatattgagagaaaaaaatcacgATGTTGCGTATATATTTTGTCTTAGCCTGCAGCGAAGGGCCCGTTTGGTCACAACACTCCCGTAGTACGTTGTCAGCTagtgttttttccccataatGTTTAGACCTCGTATTAAAgttactgaggtttgagcgagctcacgcgccgtggattttgcgttgtgcGCGGCGTGAAGTTGGGCTGTGAAGggggagatcgcgaagttgtccgaTTCATAGCTGACAGCTATCCCTTCTAAGAATaatttgagggtgaaaataaagggatttgcagcttcttaatgagatttttattgaaaacattgGTAGCAAAATCATAACAATGAGAgcaatgtaaaaccacactttccgtgcacaaacacatgacatcgtgttaACATTCTCTTGGAATTTCCTACAATTGGAACtgttactggcattgttcagccaccggtaaggtctcatgttacaaactccggaataATCTTAAATGATTTCGAGAAGTTAGTCTTTTTTGAGCCAAAAATTACAACAGTTATCATGTCTTTTTAacgcacgtttatatgcagtacgccgtgtttgtttacctCTAATACCCACTAAAGGTCATACGTGACGCatggagcgcaatcggtctattaaaATGAAAGCTtgcagttttctcaaaaaacaaaacaaaaaacaattggtaatgttcaatttaattttgtttaaggtcatatcggcccaaagtgggACCTACAGTCCAAGCTGTATATCGTTTGTAGCCCCATAGCAAAAAAGAtagaaaatgtttttgtcaCGCACTTTACCCTGCCAGCAATGACTTTTCATTGTGTGCACATTCTTTGTATTGTTGATTTGTGTTGCTACATTATATTCTACCGTTGATTTGAGGAACTTAGGGGACTTCTTTACTGACGCCCAGTAGATGTTTTCCTAATTCGGGATGGGAGACTTCTCATGTCTAAAAAGAACTGGGAGTAAATCGGCAGCGACCATTTTATTTGCTTAGCGAATGGACGGTACTTCTCCTTATTAAATGAACGTTACAGAGTTGGTAGgaacaaaattgtgaagatcaaagatttacaccaaacttaaACGGCCTAATGACgatgacagtataaaacatcccttgaaatatttctctctgaaatcggcagcgaccattttgtttgcttagcgaATAGACGGTACTTCTCGTTATTAAATGAACGTTACAGAGTTGGTAAgaacaaaattgtgaagatcaaagatttacaccaaacttaaacggcctaatgatgatgacagtataaaacatcccttgaaatgtttctctctaaaaacaattctgtggtgttcctttaacttcactgccgtggagtgagttcttttattatttattggtcTAAACATTTCGACATTGCGACTCgccatcgtcaggagacttctTATTTTAGGTTGTATTATTGTTTACAAGGCTCAAACTTCTGGCAATCCCggcccttccccccccccctggccCGTTCAAACTTCGGTCCTCGTTGCTCGGTCTGCACCCCAGCTGTGGTATACGACATTAAGCGGGGGAACGAGGGGAAGGGTGGGTATGTTTAGTTTCACATGGCCCAAACATTTTGGCCGGCCTTTAATTAGGTTTTTAAAACAAGATCAATTTAAGATTGATTAAATATTGTTTGCTTACCAATAATTAGAAATGGTGCCGATCCCACCACATTGATGTAAGGTACTCCGATGTAACCCATCAGACCGAACGATGAGAGCACAGCTAGGCCGGCAGATATCACCCCACACCCGGCCAACCAAGGCTTGCTCCGTACCCAGTCCGACATCACACAGGAACAAATGCTGAAGGTAATCAGAACAGTAAAGGTGATACTAAAGTCTTTGATGACATTGGAGCTGGCTTTATCTAACTCTGTCTCACGAGTACTGGATACCTGGCGAGTGATTCTTATCTCAGTTGCATTGAAGGCTTCAACAACTTGAAGAAACTCGTCCTCCCATAGAGCACTTCTTTGGTCGTCCATGATGTCTTGATGCCGTAAGATGTAAGACAACTGCATGACCTCTGCTGAAAGTACTTCATCcgataaattagatttgaacTTCACTCCTCCCAACTCTCCACcagaaaatacaatttttttgtttgaattgtaGACAGGATAAGTCAGATTGATCGCCTGTAACATGCTTGAGTTGTAATCGTATACAGACAGTATTGCATTTTCATTACAAGTATTGTTCCATTCGACACAgagatcaacaaaataaaatgtatccACCAAATCGTTGTGTAGCATCTTCCCATGAAGATTAAGAATTTCTTCATGAAGTTTAAGAATTTCTTCAAAGACAGTCTCCGTCAGAACGTTTCCaccatcttgtctttgtatGATTACTTTCCCCGATCGACCAAGCCTTGTCAGACGAGTCACTAAGGTGTCGTTGTCGCCATGTTGTGTAAAAAGCTCTTCCACTGTTTTCCGGTCTGTTTTCGCCTGCCCATTCTCCGGTGTGTATAAATTCTCTACGCTCTGCTCACTTGTAATGAACGAAATTCCAACACCGAGTACTCCAGCCAGCAACATCGGTGAGAATAGGAACCACAACGGGTGCCTGGCGATGAAACCGCCATAGTTGAAGAATAATTTCTTAATATTCTTCTCGATGCAATCGAATctcatgttgttgttgctgttgttgttgaggGGGTCGAAAACTTAAATTTGATAGCCAAGACCTTGCTGGATCTTTCCTCGTTCACAACACACAAAtatagttttattgttttgacTGTTATGATGAGATATGCAACAacgattgtttttttctctagttAGCAACAACGATCACTTCATCGTTTTGGAAACCGCTGTTTGTCTGGGAAACCAATCCAATGTTCATTCATATATTAACGACACACTCCTGTATTTGGTTAATAATtcatgaataaaaataaatgtttactcAGGTACGCCTGCCAATGGAACTGATCCAAGCCGTACCAAGCCCTGGTTAATGTATGGAAAGGATGGGAGTTCAACGCTTAGACGTTAGATTAATGTCTGGTGATTATTTTGTCAGTCAAATTTTGAGTCATGTGCTAACAACGAATTGCTTGTTATTTTCGAAACACATTATGTAAAGGAAATCACAGGCACATTTTaatggttttgtgtttttttccttaacacattaaaacaacaaactaaaaatcacaatacaaaacaagcaaacaaaaccgAAAACGAACTACAAGCAttcaacacacaaacaaaatacccaattcaaaaacacaagcaaacaaataaataaataccacaacaaacaaaaagtcaagaACAACATTATTGGTTGATGTTTGGTCGTGTTTTTTTATACAGTGAGCATTTTTATACAGATGCATGATGAAAGCATGCACAAGTGGTTGGTGTTACAAATCAAACCTTTTTCTATCGTGCtaatagagttatatatataagaactagagagcgcactggCTTGTACGTgtcccggcatgcgcgcaggcgacCATTTTCTCAGTTGGCATGGCACaacgtgtgtttgtgcggccattttgtaagctGACACAACAGCATCTCGTATagtgttcaataaacacaaactccaacatgTCATTCATATTCAAcacgcgtacagaatggcgtgTGTTTCTCCTTGTGTTCCCGTCGCGgttgcgccctctagttcttataattaCTCCATGGTCGCTCTGTTCGAACGAGTACCTGTC
Above is a genomic segment from Asterias amurensis chromosome 6, ASM3211899v1 containing:
- the LOC139938129 gene encoding patched domain-containing protein 3-like — translated: MRFDCIEKNIKKLFFNYGGFIARHPLWFLFSPMLLAGVLGVGISFITSEQSVENLYTPENGQAKTDRKTVEELFTQHGDNDTLVTRLTRLGRSGKVIIQRQDGGNVLTETVFEEILKLHEEILNLHGKMLHNDLVDTFYFVDLCVEWNNTCNENAILSVYDYNSSMLQAINLTYPVYNSNKKIVFSGGELGGVKFKSNLSDEVLSAEVMQLSYILRHQDIMDDQRSALWEDEFLQVVEAFNATEIRITRQVSSTRETELDKASSNVIKDFSITFTVLITFSICSCVMSDWVRSKPWLAGCGVISAGLAVLSSFGLMGYIGVPYINVVGSAPFLIIGIGVDDMFIMVAAWRQTDVRLPVEERMRYAFSEAAMSITITSITDALAFGIGAITYFRSVRIFCIYTGVAVTFDYVYQITFFGACMALFGRREAANRHCMSCLKVKPKEETESTAYKIFCAGGSQPPAGQDGEFNDHALMIFFKKYYGPCITRWWMTLLISVVYVGYLGAAIYGCTQVKEGLSLRNLARDNSYAADFLDMESAYFKQYGPQVALVFTEKRDVWNPKVQDIMEQSLAKMEDNEYTFSRDQNLSASWLRDYLDFLNSTNLKEPNQAQFINTLRDDFLKHPAYKQYSLDIVFCDNGTNIKASRFFVTTKDLNTTEKERFMTTELRQIAKDSELPAIVYHPDFIFYDQYISILPNTLQNLGIAVGAMFIIALIMIPNPICPFIVTLAVASIVTGVVGYMTFWQVNLDSIAMTSLILSVGFSVDFSAHISYAYVTADKGSRQANVIHALYSVGMPIVQGSLSTILGAVVLAFADSYIFRTFFKTMFLVISIGALHGLVFLPVFLRLTIPVKVCVKVSTPEINVKTSPQTNDANGTAMVVVPVDRQPRLATVSSHVAPRPLSAPFSISNHKTMPTTPLYLRPPSYQDYLRDLASVRSLHIPRAKPMSAY